In Ktedonobacteraceae bacterium, the DNA window ATCGTCAGGCTCTGGGCTTGCATGTGGGAGATGAGCTGATTCTACGCCTGGAAGACGGAGAAGTGCGCATCTTTACCGCGCGTCAGGCAATCAAGCGGGCACAGGAACTGGTACGCCGCTATATCCCTCAATCACGCTCCCTGGCAGATGAACTCATTACCGAACGCCGGCAGGAAGTTGAGCAATGAGTAAATCTGTACTGGATGCTTCAGCACTACTGGC includes these proteins:
- a CDS encoding AbrB/MazE/SpoVT family DNA-binding domain-containing protein, whose product is MMEFKTKLTEGGRIVIPAEYRQALGLHVGDELILRLEDGEVRIFTARQAIKRAQELVRRYIPQSRSLADELITERRQEVEQ